The Cydia strobilella chromosome 16, ilCydStro3.1, whole genome shotgun sequence genomic sequence GGCTTTCTAtgatttaacttttatttatttatttttgttctattttATGAACCAAAATACCAAATGTCAAGTCTAAGCTGACAGACGATTTCTCAGATTTCTGACTAGGCTTGAGTCGGTCATGAACTAAGAACTGTTAAGAATGAAATCCCGTGAAGGACCGAAAGGAACTAAATCTTTTTGCACGCTCTTAATCGGTCTTtaggtcctttagttcagtgGGAGTGGAGAGCGCTTGACTGAGTGAAACGGTAAATGGATGGAACGAAACGGTTGGCACTGTCCCTGGCACGAGTGTGAACGAGATGAATGAACGACGTGACACTCCTAAGCCCgtaaaatacgaaggaaaatcaaatatttttcataaatctgatatttgttttttttttgtattgttaagGTGTTTTAATGTTTGATATCGACAAATCGTATTGTACAAGTTAAATTGTATTCAGTTACTAAATATTGGAAAAAATCCAATTCCCGGCTCTCAACAACCGAACTGAACTAAAggaactaaaagaccgaactagttcgTTTGACCGATTGACCGAGAGCGGAGCGCTCTCTGTAGTGACCGAGCAGGCACAAGCCTATTTCTGACTCTGACCtgacatttacatttttttttcagtgctaCCAGTGACATTAAAATGTCCCTATTTTTTTTCGATCGAGCACAATGAATAGAATAGGAATGTTATTGGTTCACTTTTTCACTTTAATTCTAAttggaataatattattttattataaacaaaacatttttagtTACAGAAATAAaacgatattaaatatatttatttaaatataaactatgaaatattactggctttattcatttaaactttataatacctaatataataatcaaatatttatccttgacaatattaacattatttagaAATGCGTAATTTGCAAACTTGATTTTATTCCTCATGTTTTTAATAATTGCACAAATATGTATTATACAAACTAATCGTCGTGAAAAGAATGTGATAGTTATTCATTTCCACGTTATTTCAGTTATTTTCCATTGATATCATGCATATTTtaatcaaattgtgtaaatatatcaaaaactaCTTTATGCACAAAAATGGTGATAAAGAGGCCTCATTTATGTATACAAGGCGACTTGTTATTGTAATAACGAAATGTTGATGTTCAACTGCAATATAACCGCTATTGCTATGACAATACAGTTCCTGTCACGAAATACCTACTACGTGTACCTTGCAACACTGCAATGTGGTAGGCTGTACAACCGTGTACAAgtacaaaacaaatattatatagaTGGCGATATTGCAATATCGGTGTGTAGGTCTCCGACAAAAAAATTTGTGTATGGTGATTAAACTACATTAgaagttaaaatattgtttgtgTGTCTTATTGTAACTTCGATTTAGTCATCGGATCGGTGAAATTTCAACTGAAAGTGAACAACTAATTCGAAATGGATGTAAATATCATTTCGGAAAATAAAGATGGCGATTCGACGCGCCCCATCGCGCCAGAGGCGCCATCTATACTGGATGTGCCAAACCAGAAATTTGAAGGAACCAAGAAGAAAAGGCGACGCGGGAAGTCTAAAAGAAAAATCATGAAACCTTTTGTGAAGACTCCTTGGCAAGATGGAAGAAAGTACGATAATTCCAAAAGGAATTATCGGTTCAGGAAAATGGTTCTGGCGAACACTCATGCTCCTTTCAACAACAATCAGTTTTTAATGGAAATTCATAAACCAGAacctgaaaataattttcatgaTCTGCAAACCCCATCAGCGCGCACCCGGGACTCAAGCTTCAGCGTAGATTCTGAGGATAATTACTTTTTTTCTCTACCAGAGGATGAGGAAGAATATTTAACAAAAGAATTTTCCAGTGTTTATGAGGATGCTCAAAGTGAACGTTTGTCAAATATGTCCAAGAGTGAACTGATCCAGGAATATCTTCTACTTGAAGCCAAATATGATAATCTTGTCAAGAGGAGTGATCGTCGACCCAAAGGAATGGAAGAAGACAAAGACACTACAGGTGAACTAGATAATTCACTTGATAAGGATGGTATGATGATTGAAAAAGACACTTCAGGGACTTCCATTGAATCTAATGTTACGGAAGAATGTTCCAGTGATTTGTTGCAACGCCTGAAGGAACAGGAGGAGCAGATTCGTGAACTTGAAGCGGCCAATGAGAAGCTTCGCAATGACAATGAGCATTTAAGACAGAGGACACAGAGCTCATCCAGTGAGGATTCCGAGAGTGATAGCTCTACCTCAGCAAGTGACAGCAGCTCCAGCCGGAGTACCAGTCCAGTTGAGGAACTGGCCACAGAAGTGGAGGTTAATGGATATGCATCCACAGAGGAGCCAGTGATGGTCAACGGAGTGAATGGAACGGCAGAAGCTGTCGAGCCCCAGCCCCTTGTGAATGGTTTTCATGACCCTAATGAACTGGAGCTTGATGAAGATCCATAAACTTTTTTCCTTAcaataaattagtttttatactttaaaagtctgtacattattttaaaagtatttcagtttcatattttttttgtttatacctGGTTTTATAATTGTTCTTATTGGGAACagtgttataattttatatatgtatgcatTTAGTAATTGCAggtgttttacaaaaaaatcctTTAAGATTGTTACACTGTAAGAATGTAATGGTGAGATCTCAAGTTATTAGGCTTAAACTAAATCTGTGATATCCTTTATGATGTGGATATTTTGTCAATGAAAAAAAGGTGAGATGATAGTGATATTTCCAATAGGTCTCACTTTTATGTTGGTACAGTGGATTGTATGTTAgatttaaggtttaaaatgtATGTGAAGAGTTATAATTTATTAGCCATTTCGTGTAAGGGATATTTTATGATTATTGTTGGACTTCTTAGTAGTAGGTAcccatttttatttctttcaacCAAATTGCATGTGTCAAGTAGATTGAGGTAAGCTATATATTATGCCACTGTTGTATTTTATGCTTAaacagggtttttttttaatgccatcACAGTAAGTCTTAAGGGAGAGGAAGGCTATAGCTCAGTGAATGaaataatgttatatttatgggttttattgatataataaataggtacaatgCTAGTTGGAGGGGAGTGAATGAATGTACCATGGAGTGGTGACTAGTTATTACT encodes the following:
- the LOC134748430 gene encoding protein HEXIM1 gives rise to the protein MDVNIISENKDGDSTRPIAPEAPSILDVPNQKFEGTKKKRRRGKSKRKIMKPFVKTPWQDGRKYDNSKRNYRFRKMVLANTHAPFNNNQFLMEIHKPEPENNFHDLQTPSARTRDSSFSVDSEDNYFFSLPEDEEEYLTKEFSSVYEDAQSERLSNMSKSELIQEYLLLEAKYDNLVKRSDRRPKGMEEDKDTTGELDNSLDKDGMMIEKDTSGTSIESNVTEECSSDLLQRLKEQEEQIRELEAANEKLRNDNEHLRQRTQSSSSEDSESDSSTSASDSSSSRSTSPVEELATEVEVNGYASTEEPVMVNGVNGTAEAVEPQPLVNGFHDPNELELDEDP